In Candidatus Manganitrophus morganii, the genomic window AGTTGGCCGGGCCGTAATGCGCCCAGTAGACCGGCACCAGAACGATCACAAAGAGGGTGGTTGCGATCTTGATCCAAACCGGAATGATGCGTTTCACGTAAACGCCGACAACCCCGTGATCTGCTCCCCTAAAATCAGGGTATGGATATCGTGCGTCCCCTCATATGTGTAGACCGACTCCAGATTGCAGAGGTGCCGCGCGATCTGGTGCTCATACATGATGCCGTTGGCGCCGAGGATGTCGCGGGCGACCCGCGCGATCTGAAGGGCATGAAACACATTGTTCCGCTTTCCCATCGAGATCTGGACGTGGCTCAACCGGCCTTGATCTTTGAGCCGCCCGAGACGAAGGGCGAGCGGCTGCATTTTGGTGATCTCGGTCAGCATCTCGACCAGCTTTTGCTGGACAAGTTGGTAGCCAGCGATCGGGCGGGTGAACTGGACCCGCTCCTTGGCGTAGGTCAACGCCCGATCGTAACAGGCCATCGCGGCGCCGATCGCCCCCCAGGCGATCCCATATCGGGCTTGATTCAGGCAGCGGAGGGTCGATTTGATCCCGTCGGTTCCCGGAAGGAGATTCACCTCCGGAATGCGGACATCCTGGAGAACCAACTCGCCGGTGTCGGAGGCGCGAAGAGAAAATTTATCGGTCACCTTGTTTTGTCGGAAGCCGGGGGTTCCCTTCTCCACCAGAAAACCGCGGATGATCTCCCGGTCGTCCTTGGCCCAGATCAGCGCCACGTCGGCGATTGTCCCGTTGGTGATCCACATCTTGGTCCCGTTGAGAATATATTCGGCGCCGCGTTTTTCGGCGCGGGTGATCATCCCCTCTGGGTTCGAGCCGA contains:
- a CDS encoding acyl-CoA dehydrogenase family protein, whose protein sequence is MPFQGVDFLNLDDELKPEERMIRDEVRRWVEAQVLPIIVPHYEAGTFPMALVPQMAAMGLLGANLDPKYGCAGLNSVAYGLINQELERGDSGLRSFVSVQSGLVMWPIAEYGSEAQKHFWLPKMARGEAIGCFGLTEPDFGSNPEGMITRAEKRGAEYILNGTKMWITNGTIADVALIWAKDDREIIRGFLVEKGTPGFRQNKVTDKFSLRASDTGELVLQDVRIPEVNLLPGTDGIKSTLRCLNQARYGIAWGAIGAAMACYDRALTYAKERVQFTRPIAGYQLVQQKLVEMLTEITKMQPLALRLGRLKDQGRLSHVQISMGKRNNVFHALQIARVARDILGANGIMYEHQIARHLCNLESVYTYEGTHDIHTLILGEQITGLSAFT